A segment of the Streptomyces sp. NBC_01235 genome:
GTCTCCGTCGTAGTGGAGGACGGTTCGCCGGTTCAGTTCTGCGGTGGCGGCGATGAGGAGGTCGGGGAGGGACAGGGCGCGGTGGATGCCCGCGTTGAGTGCGTGGCGCTGGATCTCCAGCGCGCGGGTGAAGGTGTTGTCGTCGGCGCGGAGGTAGTCGAAGGCGTGGAGCCAGGTGCTGATCCGTGTTGCTTCCGAGCTGTCCCGGGCTGAGTGGATCATCTCGTACTCGGTGGGCTGGCATACGGCGAGGAGGTAGCGCTCGTGCAGAGGCTTGAGCACCTCCTTGACGCTCGGCTTCGTCCAGCGGGCGAGGGCGGACTTGTCGATCAGGTAGCGGTCCTGCATCAGGCGGCCCGGCCTCCGTCGCGGTCGCCGTTGTGCTTGAGAGAGCCGTCCGCGCTGCGGGGGCCGGTGTTCTCGACGATCTCACTGAAGTCGAGTTCGCCGGCGTCCATGGCGTCGAAGCCCTCCTGCCGCAGGTGCCGCTTGACGGCGTCTTCCATGGCGAGGCGGACGGCTTTGGCTTTCGTTTTGGTTCCGAAGATGCGCATGGCCTCGGTGACCATGTCTTCATCGAGGTCGATCACGGTTCTGGCCATGTGGTGGTCCCTTCGTAGATGCTCCCGTCAGTGAAACGATACCATTTATTGACTATGGAAGATATCGTTTTGGTCGGAGGGGTCTCGCCGTGGATGGAGGCTGCGGCGGTAGTGGTGAAGTACCGCGTGGTCGCTCCTTGTGGGAAATGGGCAGTCGTCCTCAGCCGGGTTCCGCCCCTGTCAGGGATTTCGTCAGGAGCGATAGGGCGGCGAGAAGCGGCCAGCCAAGAACCCCCACTGGTGGACAGCCGGTGGACAGACGCCTTTGGACAGCACATCACGGGGTGGCAGGGGTCAACCTGCTGCGCATGCTCTGATCAGCCCAAACGTCACTGGGCAGCACGACCGGGCACCACGCAACACGAACGCTCACGGTCTCGTAATGCGTAGGTCTCGGGTTCGAATCCCGAAGGCGGCTCTGCCGAAGCCTCAGGACTCACTCGCCGTGACCTGGGGCTTTTGCTTTTACTGGATGCGGCGGCGGCGCCGGGCACGGGCCGCGCGGGTGTCGGCGGTCTCACTTCTGGTCTCTCCGCGCGCTCGATCTCGGCGTCGTAGTCGCCCGCATCGAAGTGGTACTCGGGGAGTTGCGCGCGGGGTTGCCGCGTCGGTGGGCGACGCCAGTCAGGCCACACCAGCTGGTCGCCTTCCCCGCAGGTGGTCACGTAGAGCGCGCCGCAACAGCCCTCGGTGCAGTACGCCTCGGCGAGCTGCACCTCTCGGGGCTCGTCTTCGGCCCGCAGGCGACCGCTGTCGAGAAGGTACTCGGGGGAGTTGGCTGGACCCTTGCCGAATGCTTCGGGTACCAGGGGCCGGCCGTCGATCAACAGCCGTGCCTCGACCGTGTCCGGGTCTGCCGGGTCCCGCACGGTGGCCTCCACCCGGAACCGGGAGTCCGTCACGTGGTCGAAAGGCTGCCGCGTCGAACGCCGTATCCAATGGACCCGGCGGCGTTCGGCGGGTTTTTCGGGCTCGCT
Coding sequences within it:
- a CDS encoding PIN domain nuclease; the protein is MQDRYLIDKSALARWTKPSVKEVLKPLHERYLLAVCQPTEYEMIHSARDSSEATRISTWLHAFDYLRADDNTFTRALEIQRHALNAGIHRALSLPDLLIAATAELNRRTVLHYDGDFDMIASLTGQPTEWVVPPGSADR
- a CDS encoding type II toxin-antitoxin system VapB family antitoxin; translation: MARTVIDLDEDMVTEAMRIFGTKTKAKAVRLAMEDAVKRHLRQEGFDAMDAGELDFSEIVENTGPRSADGSLKHNGDRDGGRAA